From the genome of Geoglobus ahangari, one region includes:
- a CDS encoding glycosyltransferase, translating into MRICWLGESGELGAGIYSKMVLNALSKHYEVETVKIKPGALVSHAHVASLTNRLDEKYDVVIRGFHDTIPLIGKMNRAKNITILQFALYRSGVKKIAYTFDKLFLKNIKNVDVVVTVSKYMKNLLEANGNKNTRIAYNAFEIDKFKISKQKLSEFKQKYNLTGKPVIYIGNCRKEKGVLEVYEELKDLDAHLVSSGKKMVDVPSKNFELSYDEHIILLKSSDIVINMSKIPEAWNRTAHEGMLCRKPVIGSGSGGMEELLNGGKQIICKNFGKLRPIVEQLLEDRKTRKKLGNTGYKFASKFTSKKFEKEWVTIIEELSKR; encoded by the coding sequence ATGCGGATCTGTTGGTTAGGCGAATCCGGAGAACTAGGAGCCGGAATATACAGCAAAATGGTATTAAATGCACTTTCAAAACACTACGAAGTCGAAACTGTCAAAATAAAACCTGGTGCATTGGTTAGCCACGCACACGTTGCCTCTCTCACAAATAGACTGGACGAAAAATATGATGTTGTAATTAGAGGGTTTCACGACACCATACCCCTGATAGGTAAAATGAATAGAGCAAAAAACATAACAATACTGCAGTTCGCACTTTACAGAAGTGGTGTGAAAAAAATAGCATACACGTTTGATAAACTTTTTCTAAAAAATATAAAAAACGTTGATGTTGTTGTAACGGTATCAAAATACATGAAGAACTTGCTTGAAGCAAATGGAAACAAAAATACCAGAATAGCATACAACGCGTTTGAGATAGACAAGTTTAAAATTAGCAAACAAAAGCTTTCAGAGTTCAAACAGAAATATAACCTAACTGGAAAACCAGTAATATATATCGGGAACTGCAGAAAAGAAAAAGGTGTGCTGGAAGTCTACGAAGAACTGAAAGATCTGGATGCCCACCTGGTAAGCAGTGGCAAAAAAATGGTTGACGTGCCATCCAAAAATTTCGAGTTGAGTTACGACGAGCATATAATTCTCCTGAAATCATCAGACATTGTGATAAATATGTCAAAAATTCCAGAAGCGTGGAACAGGACAGCACATGAGGGTATGTTGTGCAGAAAACCAGTAATAGGGTCTGGAAGCGGAGGCATGGAAGAACTGCTAAACGGCGGCAAGCAAATCATCTGTAAAAATTTCGGGAAATTGAGGCCAATTGTGGAGCAGTTATTGGAAGACAGGAAAACTAGAAAAAAATTAGGAAATACCGGATATAAATTCGCAAGTAAATTTACAAGTAAAAAATTCGAAAAAGAGTGGGTGACCATAATTGAGGAACTGTCAAAAAGGTGA
- a CDS encoding alkaline phosphatase family protein, giving the protein MSKPKVFVIGLDGATWDVILPLVERGELPTFKKLIENGAWGVLKSTIPPVTIPAWPAFVTGKNPGKFGVFDFFVVDENGESRIVTSKDIKSKKLWDYLGFFGLKSIVVNLPNSYPVEKINGVMVSGMLTPEGKPFAYPPEVEEIAKEIGYVIEVDSDVIKKYRGKYELINELLRIIDKRFRFADYLLKRYKCDFFFILVRETDIIQHSEFKNLNKIATVYKYIDSKISEFIDRYFDDNTIFILMSDHGFSPLNKHIYINNLLYKNKLLKINNQKISNNKNTDIIYRVLLKLGITKKDLGRIFKKFKLDKIVVKILPLSLLGSIPTSVYDVDMKESVAYFGGKFGMESTYILINKQKFSTKEEYETTRTKIIEILKKVKDPKTGKPVITRVFKGEELFNGEFSSSAPDLVILLEKGYSMNASITKDGTIIEEIPLPSGTHDTDGIVLFYGRDIKPTKLDDATIYDLMPTILHIFGLPIPNDVDGKILRSVFRENSEIATRDPSIIDVAQYREMEEKDKIRRKIQKLKII; this is encoded by the coding sequence GTGTCAAAACCAAAGGTATTCGTAATAGGTCTCGATGGTGCAACCTGGGATGTGATCCTCCCCCTGGTCGAGAGAGGTGAATTGCCTACCTTCAAAAAACTTATTGAGAATGGAGCGTGGGGTGTGCTGAAAAGCACAATCCCTCCGGTTACAATCCCGGCCTGGCCAGCGTTTGTAACCGGAAAAAACCCGGGAAAATTTGGAGTTTTTGATTTTTTTGTTGTAGATGAGAATGGCGAATCGAGAATAGTCACTTCCAAGGACATAAAGTCCAAGAAACTATGGGATTATCTGGGATTTTTTGGTCTGAAGTCTATAGTGGTTAATCTGCCCAACTCCTATCCAGTGGAAAAAATAAATGGGGTTATGGTCTCCGGCATGCTCACACCGGAGGGGAAGCCCTTCGCATATCCTCCTGAAGTGGAGGAGATTGCCAAGGAGATCGGGTATGTGATTGAGGTAGATTCGGATGTGATAAAGAAGTACAGGGGGAAATACGAGCTAATAAACGAACTACTGAGGATAATTGACAAAAGATTTAGATTTGCAGATTATTTATTGAAGAGGTACAAATGCGACTTTTTCTTCATATTGGTACGCGAAACCGACATAATTCAGCACTCGGAGTTCAAGAACTTAAATAAAATAGCCACTGTGTACAAATACATTGATTCAAAGATCTCGGAGTTCATAGATCGATATTTTGATGACAATACAATATTTATACTGATGTCTGATCATGGATTCTCTCCATTAAATAAACACATATACATTAATAATTTATTGTATAAAAATAAATTATTAAAAATAAATAATCAAAAAATATCAAACAATAAGAACACTGATATCATCTATAGAGTCCTGCTTAAGTTAGGAATTACGAAAAAGGATCTTGGTAGAATCTTCAAAAAATTCAAACTTGACAAAATTGTAGTCAAAATCCTACCATTATCACTGCTAGGTAGTATACCCACATCGGTATACGATGTCGACATGAAAGAAAGTGTAGCATATTTTGGAGGCAAATTTGGTATGGAGTCTACTTACATACTAATTAACAAACAAAAATTTTCTACAAAGGAGGAATATGAAACTACGAGAACAAAAATAATAGAGATTCTAAAAAAAGTAAAAGATCCCAAAACCGGTAAACCAGTAATTACAAGAGTGTTTAAAGGAGAAGAGTTGTTTAATGGAGAATTCTCATCTTCAGCCCCAGACTTGGTCATATTATTGGAAAAGGGATACAGCATGAACGCATCCATCACAAAAGATGGCACAATCATTGAAGAAATTCCCCTTCCTTCTGGAACACATGATACAGATGGGATTGTATTATTCTATGGGAGAGACATAAAGCCAACAAAACTAGATGATGCCACAATATATGATCTCATGCCAACAATCCTACATATTTTCGGGCTACCCATACCAAACGATGTGGACGGAAAGATTCTCAGAAGTGTCTTCCGCGAAAATAGCGAAATAGCCACGCGAGATCCAAGCATAATCGACGTCGCTCAGTATCGAGAAATGGAAGAAAAAGATAAAATTAGGAGAAAAATACAGAAACTAAAGATCATATGA
- a CDS encoding acyltransferase: MSDVIMNRKLRDLYLWITHLIAMQIPFGRVKRLFYSLRGTSIGKNVDISTGVFIEESFPELVTIEDYVDIGPNVIIVTHDSSPRCIDPNIPIVKKKVVIKKRAYIGAGAIILPGVTIGEGAIVAAGAVVTKDVPPRKIVAGIPAKIIGDVEDYLEKFKPREGITVGNKGRIE; this comes from the coding sequence ATGAGTGATGTCATAATGAATAGGAAATTAAGAGATCTGTATTTGTGGATAACTCACCTAATAGCAATGCAAATACCTTTTGGAAGAGTTAAAAGACTGTTCTATAGCCTTAGAGGCACCAGTATTGGCAAAAATGTAGACATATCCACTGGAGTGTTTATAGAAGAAAGTTTTCCAGAACTGGTCACAATAGAGGATTATGTGGACATAGGTCCAAACGTCATAATAGTTACACATGACTCGAGTCCGCGGTGCATAGACCCCAACATACCAATAGTAAAAAAGAAGGTCGTTATAAAAAAACGGGCATACATCGGTGCTGGAGCTATAATACTGCCCGGCGTAACAATTGGCGAAGGTGCGATTGTGGCTGCGGGAGCTGTTGTGACTAAAGACGTACCACCTAGAAAGATAGTGGCTGGCATACCAGCGAAAATAATTGGAGATGTTGAAGACTACTTAGAAAAATTTAAGCCACGAGAGGGGATCACTGTTGGAAATAAGGGCAGAATTGAATAA
- a CDS encoding lipid II:glycine glycyltransferase FemX: MEIRAELNKNLWNEIVQASPHGTMFHSWDWLKIAEKYSKWKLMPFIIYKGDKPVGVYPIYYQKKRLLKMAFSPPPGVLQLYLGPIFAHYNSLKQSKREALLIETQEKVNEILSKKRINYTRIRTVPGITDCRYFRWSGYEVEPLFTYIIDISQGIETVWHGFKKELRKNIKKASNEGVVVQEGNVEDIGFIDEMITQRFRDQGMNRRGLKRYLKEVYSALSPDYVRVFVTKYKNEMISGQIVLCHNNRVSFWVGSPKTEVLRGIPNDLMQWEIIKWAYNNGYRCVEIMDDGLNPRLIHYKSKFNPDLVPWYSATKYVPKFLKYVESYAKRVLSRT; encoded by the coding sequence TTGGAAATAAGGGCAGAATTGAATAAAAACTTATGGAACGAAATTGTCCAAGCCAGTCCGCACGGTACAATGTTCCACAGTTGGGACTGGCTAAAAATAGCAGAAAAATACTCAAAATGGAAACTGATGCCGTTCATAATCTACAAAGGTGATAAACCTGTTGGAGTATATCCGATATATTACCAAAAAAAGAGACTCCTAAAAATGGCGTTTTCACCTCCACCAGGAGTCTTGCAGCTATATCTCGGACCCATATTCGCACATTATAACAGCCTGAAACAGAGTAAGAGAGAAGCCCTCCTCATTGAAACTCAAGAAAAAGTCAATGAAATACTTTCAAAAAAGCGTATTAACTACACCAGAATCAGAACAGTGCCCGGAATAACAGACTGCAGATATTTTAGGTGGAGCGGATATGAAGTAGAACCATTATTTACCTACATAATTGACATAAGCCAAGGAATAGAAACAGTGTGGCATGGATTTAAAAAAGAGTTGCGAAAGAATATAAAAAAGGCATCTAACGAGGGCGTGGTGGTTCAAGAAGGTAATGTAGAAGACATAGGCTTTATCGATGAAATGATTACACAAAGGTTCAGGGATCAAGGCATGAACAGAAGAGGTCTCAAAAGATATCTTAAAGAAGTATATTCAGCCCTTTCACCAGATTACGTTAGAGTTTTTGTAACCAAATACAAAAACGAAATGATTAGTGGGCAAATCGTTCTTTGCCACAACAATCGTGTTTCTTTTTGGGTTGGTAGTCCAAAAACCGAGGTATTGAGAGGTATACCAAATGACCTGATGCAATGGGAGATCATAAAATGGGCATATAACAACGGATACAGATGCGTCGAGATAATGGACGACGGGCTCAATCCAAGGCTTATCCACTACAAATCGAAATTCAACCCAGATTTAGTTCCGTGGTACTCCGCAACCAAATACGTTCCAAAATTCTTAAAATACGTGGAAAGCTATGCAAAAAGGGTGTTATCAAGAACATGA
- a CDS encoding MATE family efflux transporter: MMRRNLAFYSLLVMFITVLMKISGLLSKIVITKYLSPLEYGILTFVTISLPLMFQFVTNLSFFNLLSHSKKGKHYFKFSLFYVILSCAVIIALFYIFLDKILTMFEISPDYAQITFLTFSLLLFPMSVSVVLMGLFRGLRKYSVATITSSLPTFLKFVFIAILAVTLQKLTLNLTILATVISTWVALLAIVAYEWQTIKSSIHTKYFLPKLDMFLFSLSIFTVGSYGTLLQIIGRLIIAYDIDVTYQGYLDISITLMTLLSIPMIALSFLTIPEATSANTKEELLTGEINDVARLLLSILVFLVIIVSIYPHELIMFLFSSKYSPAAEYVVFLAVGSIFMFIQQFIAYVEISFYETLSEYRPFVIFTIACLVLFLATTHILVILFGFIGVYVSNLLFKVVYFAGSLKVSSKKTAKIFLTKIERLTISTVATISFLLVTKGTLNFIFEIAIAAIIFTLLVVKTKYFDLRKLLYSL, encoded by the coding sequence ATGATGAGGAGAAATTTGGCATTTTATTCATTACTGGTAATGTTCATCACAGTCTTAATGAAAATAAGCGGACTCTTGAGCAAGATCGTCATAACAAAGTACCTCTCTCCGTTGGAGTATGGAATTCTGACATTTGTCACAATTTCGCTCCCCCTGATGTTTCAATTTGTAACCAACCTATCATTTTTCAACTTACTGTCTCACTCAAAAAAAGGCAAACACTATTTTAAGTTCAGTTTATTTTATGTTATATTATCCTGTGCTGTGATAATAGCCTTGTTCTACATTTTCTTAGATAAAATCCTAACAATGTTTGAAATTTCACCCGACTATGCTCAAATTACATTTCTGACGTTTTCATTACTCCTATTCCCGATGTCAGTGTCCGTAGTATTGATGGGCTTGTTTAGAGGTCTTAGAAAATACTCAGTAGCTACAATAACCTCATCCCTCCCAACTTTTCTGAAATTCGTGTTCATAGCGATTCTTGCTGTAACACTGCAAAAATTAACCCTGAATCTCACCATACTTGCTACAGTTATTTCGACATGGGTTGCTCTTCTTGCAATCGTTGCATATGAATGGCAAACGATAAAATCCAGCATACACACTAAATATTTTCTCCCAAAATTAGATATGTTCCTATTCAGCTTATCTATATTCACAGTGGGCTCTTATGGCACACTACTTCAGATAATAGGCCGACTTATAATTGCGTATGACATTGATGTCACATACCAAGGATACTTGGACATTTCAATTACATTGATGACACTGCTATCGATCCCAATGATAGCACTTAGTTTTCTCACAATACCAGAGGCAACAAGCGCCAATACCAAAGAGGAGTTGCTAACCGGTGAAATAAACGATGTTGCAAGACTTCTGTTATCAATCTTGGTATTTTTAGTGATAATCGTATCTATATATCCTCATGAGCTGATAATGTTTTTATTTTCATCAAAATACAGCCCAGCAGCTGAATATGTTGTCTTCCTTGCAGTGGGTAGTATATTCATGTTTATCCAGCAATTTATAGCCTATGTCGAGATATCATTTTACGAAACATTATCTGAGTACAGGCCGTTTGTCATATTTACGATTGCCTGTCTTGTGCTCTTTTTAGCCACCACACATATTCTTGTTATATTGTTCGGGTTTATTGGCGTATATGTTTCCAATTTACTGTTTAAAGTAGTCTATTTTGCAGGCAGCCTGAAAGTTTCGAGCAAAAAAACAGCTAAAATCTTTCTAACGAAAATAGAACGCCTCACGATATCTACTGTAGCAACTATAAGCTTTCTATTGGTTACAAAGGGAACACTGAACTTCATTTTCGAAATAGCTATAGCCGCCATAATATTTACGCTATTAGTTGTTAAAACGAAATATTTCGACTTGAGAAAGCTACTCTATTCTCTCTGA
- a CDS encoding fibronectin type III domain-containing protein gives MIRIITLIIIMTVTIQICAAATVQNVGQFGWGPVKALEVDKQNKLLYIGAGATLWVYSIEDPENMTKISEISLGWRIYGMNLSGNYLYVANEKRVVIIDVSNPIQPKIIGEVTQNTSNYEAYDIAVYGSYAFVAAGNYGLQVLDVSDKTKPKEVTHLDLYGKKLKISGDYVYLLTHDYSDIYIIDIANPSNPVLKSTFTMPKGRPFDIKISNNIAYVTEYPWGIWAIDVSDPSNPKVLGNCTGSYYGEYESSGINVKDGYAFVSTWYRGLVVYDVSNPSNIKLICELPSTGFKGYLGEVEIFENLAFVAGHYSGVGIYNISDVQNGELIDKIPTVGRSFGLGVIGNYMLIGSDSGLLIVNVTDPSTPKLENTLKIGRTWGLIIDKNRNLAITHSMWYGPAIVDISDPTKPTILSRYTPNTGPIGIRDNYLYIINHITKELEIVDISNISQPKKISNVFIGSVWRGALYLNYTFITSANNGITIVNISNPYNPQIVSRVLEDKKGFIPRPVFSGNYMFAAAEGRVFVVDISDASNPVVVYESDPMSIQSLWIQGKYLIAGSKDSIKIFDISDPVNIKILGDFHVAHGPVVDVMADDRYIYTANDYWGAEIFSYSLEADTIPPKIENISIKSVTATSATIVWNTDEYSDSAVKYGTESGNYTYYMSDPTFKTTHSLTLTNLIPNTKYYFVIISKDMSGNNAQSEEYTFTTSIEEKPPLTEYTIKPTPQQGWLNTSATITFFRTDDVGVAYTNYSMVSEKGPWTKIEGEQPFSITISSEGETTIWYYSVDVNGSAEQVKSLTLKIDMTPPKIQNISVLSDVNSATISLNTDETTTCKIYYGTDPQHLSSVAECTAYSTNHTIPLNQLNPNTTYYFRVHVEDVAGNTNTSEVISLTTLTEIVPTPTPSPQPTPTPTPTPTATPTPSSGGSGGGGGSGYYGGGFGGGAPISPPMPAASSSADAGEEENKVKANESLEVKMPENITAGRNVSVEVKCPEPNGTLTIVFPEEWRMENVSLSAANLGELHIFVPDNITHGNYTLKFVYARGKDVITKTVTVRVAGSQQSAEPSQTSTHTSEEVLPAPETPAPTPTPQVTPSPENVPYKTPTPQTAEEGVEKMGMISRVTEAIISIIKAIVNAISNLFSL, from the coding sequence ATGATTAGGATAATTACTCTAATCATAATAATGACAGTAACGATTCAGATATGCGCTGCAGCGACGGTGCAAAACGTCGGCCAGTTTGGATGGGGGCCAGTAAAAGCATTAGAGGTTGACAAACAAAACAAATTGCTGTACATCGGAGCAGGTGCCACTTTATGGGTATACAGCATTGAAGATCCAGAAAACATGACTAAAATCAGCGAAATATCACTCGGGTGGAGAATTTACGGAATGAATTTGTCGGGCAATTATCTGTATGTTGCAAACGAAAAAAGGGTTGTTATTATAGATGTGTCTAACCCCATTCAACCAAAAATCATCGGAGAAGTAACACAAAATACATCGAATTATGAAGCTTACGATATCGCCGTTTATGGTAGCTACGCGTTCGTAGCTGCAGGCAATTACGGCCTCCAAGTACTTGATGTCTCAGACAAAACGAAACCAAAAGAAGTAACTCACCTAGACCTATATGGCAAAAAACTCAAAATATCGGGTGATTACGTTTATCTACTCACACACGATTACAGCGATATATACATAATAGACATAGCCAACCCAAGCAATCCAGTTCTAAAAAGCACATTTACAATGCCTAAAGGAAGACCTTTTGACATAAAAATCTCAAACAACATCGCATACGTTACAGAATACCCGTGGGGGATCTGGGCAATAGACGTATCAGATCCTTCAAATCCAAAAGTGCTGGGAAACTGCACCGGTTCATACTATGGTGAATACGAATCGAGTGGTATAAATGTAAAAGACGGCTACGCCTTCGTATCTACATGGTATAGAGGTCTTGTGGTGTACGATGTCTCAAATCCAAGCAATATAAAATTAATATGTGAATTGCCCTCAACTGGTTTTAAAGGATACTTAGGAGAAGTTGAAATTTTCGAAAATCTGGCTTTTGTAGCGGGGCATTATTCGGGGGTGGGTATATACAATATTTCAGATGTGCAAAACGGCGAACTTATCGATAAGATACCTACAGTGGGTAGAAGCTTCGGACTCGGAGTGATAGGCAATTATATGCTCATAGGTAGTGACAGTGGATTGCTGATAGTAAATGTCACCGACCCATCTACTCCAAAGCTTGAAAATACCTTGAAAATAGGGAGAACCTGGGGGCTAATAATTGACAAAAATCGTAATCTGGCCATCACACACTCTATGTGGTACGGCCCAGCAATAGTAGATATCTCAGACCCTACTAAACCGACAATACTGTCAAGATACACACCCAACACTGGCCCGATTGGAATCAGGGACAATTACCTTTACATAATCAACCACATTACAAAAGAACTTGAAATCGTGGACATCTCAAACATCTCACAGCCAAAGAAAATATCCAATGTATTTATAGGAAGTGTCTGGAGGGGCGCATTATATCTGAACTACACATTCATAACCTCGGCAAACAATGGAATAACAATAGTTAACATAAGCAACCCCTATAATCCACAGATAGTTTCAAGAGTTCTTGAAGATAAAAAAGGGTTCATCCCGCGCCCGGTATTTAGTGGAAATTACATGTTTGCAGCAGCAGAAGGAAGAGTGTTTGTGGTGGATATATCAGATGCCTCAAATCCAGTGGTGGTATATGAGAGCGACCCTATGTCAATTCAATCGCTTTGGATACAGGGCAAATATTTAATAGCTGGCTCTAAAGATTCAATCAAGATATTCGATATCTCAGATCCTGTAAATATAAAAATACTTGGAGATTTTCACGTCGCTCATGGGCCTGTGGTTGACGTAATGGCCGATGACAGATACATTTACACTGCCAATGATTACTGGGGTGCAGAAATATTCTCATACTCTCTAGAAGCAGATACAATACCACCTAAAATAGAGAATATTTCAATAAAATCAGTAACTGCAACTTCTGCAACGATAGTATGGAACACCGATGAGTATTCCGACAGTGCAGTAAAATATGGAACCGAATCCGGAAATTACACCTACTACATGTCTGACCCAACGTTCAAAACAACCCACTCACTGACTCTCACGAACCTCATCCCCAACACGAAATATTATTTTGTGATAATATCCAAAGACATGAGCGGAAACAACGCTCAATCTGAAGAGTATACTTTTACAACATCGATTGAAGAGAAACCACCGCTGACAGAATATACGATTAAACCAACGCCGCAGCAAGGATGGTTGAACACATCAGCAACCATAACCTTCTTTCGCACCGACGATGTTGGGGTTGCTTACACTAACTATTCTATGGTATCTGAGAAAGGCCCGTGGACGAAGATAGAGGGAGAGCAGCCATTCAGCATAACAATCTCAAGCGAGGGAGAGACGACAATCTGGTACTACAGCGTAGACGTCAATGGAAGTGCCGAGCAGGTGAAATCACTTACACTCAAGATAGACATGACTCCACCAAAAATACAAAACATAAGCGTGCTGTCAGATGTGAATTCTGCCACAATTTCGCTGAACACAGACGAGACGACCACCTGCAAGATATACTACGGAACCGACCCTCAGCATCTGAGCAGTGTCGCTGAGTGCACAGCATACTCAACGAACCACACAATTCCGCTCAACCAGCTGAACCCGAACACCACGTACTACTTCAGGGTACACGTTGAAGACGTGGCCGGAAACACAAACACGAGTGAAGTTATCTCCCTGACGACGCTCACAGAAATTGTTCCTACTCCTACACCATCACCTCAGCCCACACCAACACCCACTCCAACTCCCACCGCCACACCAACCCCATCGAGCGGTGGTTCCGGTGGAGGGGGTGGTTCTGGCTACTACGGTGGCGGATTTGGAGGTGGCGCCCCAATATCACCTCCAATGCCCGCCGCAAGCAGCAGTGCTGACGCTGGTGAAGAGGAGAACAAGGTAAAGGCCAATGAATCCCTTGAGGTCAAGATGCCGGAAAACATCACCGCAGGAAGAAACGTGAGCGTCGAGGTAAAGTGTCCAGAGCCGAACGGAACGCTCACAATAGTATTTCCGGAAGAGTGGAGGATGGAAAATGTGTCTCTCTCTGCTGCAAACCTTGGCGAGCTGCACATCTTCGTGCCAGACAACATCACCCACGGCAATTACACCCTGAAGTTCGTCTACGCGCGCGGCAAGGATGTCATCACGAAGACCGTTACTGTGAGGGTCGCAGGCTCTCAGCAGAGTGCTGAACCCAGCCAGACATCCACACACACAAGTGAAGAGGTGCTTCCTGCACCGGAAACGCCTGCACCAACACCCACACCTCAGGTCACTCCAAGCCCAGAAAATGTGCCCTACAAGACACCCACCCCACAGACAGCAGAGGAGGGTGTGGAGAAGATGGGAATGATCAGCAGAGTGACAGAGGCAATAATCTCAATCATAAAGGCCATAGTGAATGCAATCTCCAACCTGTTTTCTCTCTAA
- a CDS encoding AbrB/MazE/SpoVT family DNA-binding domain-containing protein: MKLLGTSTLSKGAKTTIIRAVIEKLNLQEGDLIAYFESDDGKIILAKAEIVPKFSEKKQ, translated from the coding sequence ATGAAGTTACTCGGGACATCTACACTCAGTAAAGGCGCAAAAACCACAATAATAAGAGCAGTCATTGAAAAGCTAAATCTACAGGAAGGAGATTTAATTGCCTATTTTGAGTCAGATGACGGCAAAATAATCTTAGCCAAAGCAGAGATAGTTCCAAAATTCTCCGAGAAGAAACAGTAA
- a CDS encoding winged helix-turn-helix transcriptional regulator, with translation MKKVEDMLIRKITKKPILTILYALNEGPKRWSELEKLINKRYVHEGIRELLNLGLVEVELVFDTPTGSKAYQLTPLGKKVVQLLEQIEKEFEEYHSKAPTKDPEEFIGELMEGEK, from the coding sequence GTGAAAAAAGTAGAAGACATGTTAATTCGAAAAATAACGAAGAAGCCGATTTTAACAATACTCTACGCTTTAAACGAAGGTCCTAAAAGATGGAGTGAATTGGAAAAGCTAATCAACAAAAGATATGTCCACGAGGGAATACGAGAACTGCTAAATCTCGGTCTCGTTGAAGTAGAACTCGTTTTCGATACTCCTACAGGCTCGAAAGCCTATCAGCTCACTCCTCTTGGTAAAAAAGTTGTTCAGCTTCTGGAGCAGATTGAGAAGGAGTTTGAGGAGTATCATTCTAAGGCGCCGACTAAGGATCCGGAGGAGTTTATTGGGGAGTTGATGGAGGGTGAAAAATGA
- a CDS encoding AAA family ATPase, with protein MREKKENMEMLKTLEIRNFKSIKHVKLDCRRINVFIGEPNTGKSNILESLGLLSWVAYGNTDLREFIRYENLLNLFYDLDLGERISISIDNSNLLELRFENGEFILESANQVYARFNYTGANRIRPAPPIAMTPFKYYKFRVRSEFPGDNPSFLYPPDGENLLTVLLANKELKSLIFEVFNKFGLKPVFKPVEKKIEVQKEIDGIVIAYPYSLISDTLQRIIFYITAIESNKDSILIFEEPEANAFPFYTKFLAERIALDESNQYFISTHNPYLLLSILGKAPEKDVQIFVTYFEDYQTKVKTLSDEQKSEILDLDASVFFNLQRFLEGF; from the coding sequence ATGAGGGAGAAAAAGGAGAATATGGAGATGTTGAAAACTCTTGAGATTCGGAACTTTAAATCAATCAAGCATGTAAAGCTGGATTGCAGAAGGATCAATGTTTTCATTGGAGAACCGAATACTGGTAAATCGAACATTTTAGAGAGTTTGGGACTATTGTCATGGGTTGCATACGGTAATACAGACTTAAGAGAGTTTATCCGATATGAGAACCTTTTGAATCTTTTCTATGATCTGGATTTGGGGGAAAGAATTAGTATTTCCATCGACAATAGCAATCTCTTGGAATTGAGATTCGAGAATGGCGAGTTTATTTTAGAGAGTGCAAATCAGGTATACGCAAGATTCAATTACACTGGGGCAAATAGAATTAGACCTGCACCACCGATAGCAATGACACCATTCAAATACTACAAATTCCGGGTGCGTAGCGAATTCCCGGGAGATAATCCGTCTTTCCTCTATCCTCCAGATGGAGAAAATCTCCTAACAGTCTTGCTTGCCAACAAAGAACTAAAATCACTTATTTTCGAAGTCTTCAACAAGTTTGGGTTGAAACCCGTCTTTAAGCCAGTTGAAAAGAAAATAGAAGTTCAAAAAGAGATAGATGGTATCGTCATAGCATACCCCTATTCTCTGATCTCAGACACTCTACAGAGAATAATCTTCTACATAACCGCAATAGAGAGCAACAAGGATTCAATCCTCATTTTCGAAGAGCCTGAGGCTAATGCATTTCCGTTTTATACGAAATTCCTCGCAGAGAGGATCGCTCTCGATGAGTCCAACCAGTATTTCATATCTACCCACAATCCATACTTGCTGCTCTCAATCCTGGGAAAAGCACCGGAAAAAGACGTGCAGATTTTCGTAACCTACTTTGAAGACTACCAGACCAAAGTTAAAACTCTATCCGACGAACAGAAGTCCGAAATCCTTGATCTGGATGCGAGTGTCTTCTTCAACCTTCAGAGGTTTCTGGAGGGGTTTTAG